From the Lactuca sativa cultivar Salinas chromosome 9, Lsat_Salinas_v11, whole genome shotgun sequence genome, the window AACAGTTACCCTAGGGTTCCAGATCCAACGGCCAGCACCGCTTCCGCCTCTTCACTTACCCCTCTCTGCCATAACGGCCGCCACATACATCATTTTCTTCCTCCCGCCCTCCGCCCCCCGCCCTTGCCGATTTCCCACTCATCACCACCACCCCCACCACCACATCTCTATCTCTAAACTCTATCAGCCGTTAACAGGTACGTTTATATCACAGACATGTATGTAGAACATAGTCAGGACTAGAACTTTTCAAACGATTAGTCGCTTCTTAGAAAAATCCGGATCTAATATGTCCGTGAAGTCTTCTTTTTTTACTtagatttttggtttttttttgtgAGTAtaagcatatgtatatgtataatttTTAGTTTGTCGTCGAGGATTTTACCTGAGGATACGAATTGACCTCATCGGTCATGAGAATTTTGAGAGTCTGAGGAGAATTAGGAAAGAAAGATCGTCGGAGGTTTTGATTGCTCATCGGGAGAGGGAGAGGGATAGGACGGTGCCCATGCCGTCGGTGGAGATGAGGAGGACGACTAGGGTTTTTGGTGCTAGGGTTTTGAGGTCAGGTAGACGATTGTTTCCTACTGACGAGAAGCTGAAACATATGAGGCGAACAAATCTCGCTGTTGAAAACGCCGAAGAAGATTGGATTGAGTTGCTCGATCACGACGATGGTGATGTTGAATTTAAAGATAACGGATGGCACAATTCACATGAAGCAAACAACGACGAGCTTATGGACATTGAAGGAGAAACACAAACTGAAATCAAATTAGGGGAATTGAGGTTAGACGATTCTTTCCATCAAATTCACCATAACAGTGGTTGCAGGAGGTGGGGATTGGTTTATTCAAGAAAACGGAAGAGAAATCTACCATCTACAGATCATGATACTCAAGTCTCTTCAGATAAAAGATATGGTAAGAAGTTTGTGAGAAAGCAAGCCAGGAAGACAATCATAGCAGATGAATTACTAACCGATTTTCAAACTTTGCCACCAAaaatcattatcaaaagaaatcaATCTCCAGTCAAGCGGCTACCTTTAAGATCCAAATCCAAAAGAAAGAAGGTTCCAACAGGTATGAATACTTCAAATTTGCCACCAAGAAACAACATCACAATCCACCGAGCTATTCAAAAGAGGCGAAGTTCTTTCAGATCAAGAAAACGAAGGAACCCCTCAAGCTGTCTGGTAAAAGATGGCGTTCCATTCTTCCCAATAAAGTCAAACCCCGAGATTTCTCAGTCAATCTGCAGACCTAATTTCAAAGAACTCAAATCTACACTTGTGGAACTAACCCAAAATATAGATTCAGCTACTTGCAGTGCAAATATATTAGTGATAGAATCAGATAGGTGCTATAGAGAAAGTGGAGCTGTAATCACCATGGAAATGGCTGCTCCTAAACAATGGTTTCTTGTAGTTAAAAGAAACGGGGTCGAAAGTTTCCGGGTCGAAACCCGAACCGCAATGCGATCCTGTTTTCACAACCGGGTCACCCATGCAATAATTTGGGCTGGAAATGATGAAAGCTGGAGACTTGAATTCCCAAATAGACAAGATTGGTTTGTTTTCAAAGAACTTTACAGGAAATGTTCTGAAAGAAGTGTCCAATTGCAAGCTACTTTAACTAGCATAATCCCTGTTCCTCGGGTAAATGAAGTAAAAGGGTATGCAGATGTTGAATCTTCACCTTTTATAATGCCTGATTCTTATATTACTTCAAGAGGTGATgaagtttctagggttttggaaaGGAGTGACACTGTGTATGACATGGATTCTGACGATGACGAGTGGttgaaaaagtttaattttgaccgTGATGTGAAAGTCAATGAAGATGATTTTGAGAAAATAATTGATAGTTTTGAGAGAGGGATTTATGGTAGTCCTGAAGATTATGCTGACGTGGCATTGGTTGTTGATCGATGTCAAATGCTGGCATCGAAGGATGTTCTAGAAGGTGTTTATGATTATTGGATGGCTAAACGCAAGAAGAAGCATTCGGCTCTTATCCGTGTTTTTCAGGTAAATATAAAATGTTATTAACAATATCATAATGCCATCTCATAAGGGCATTAACGTCTTTTCATTTGCAGACCTTCTtatgtaattttgttttttttttggcaGTTTTACAAACCAAAGAAAACCGAACAGCTCAACACCAAATCCGTTCTTCGCAAGAAAAGGTCATTTAGAAAACGTGGAAATCAATCGGGAAGAGGAAAGCAACTAACTTTCTTGAAAGGTGTGTACATATTAATGCAATATATATTTTattctgtttgtttttttttttttttattctcatATAATGTGAAATTACGAAATTGACCTTGGTATGATGGTCATATTTACAGCAGCCCTGTATGATAAAAACGTGGAAGAGGCGGAAAACACGGCCCTGAAAGTCGAAGAAACAGAAGGAGCTGCAAAAAGGGCTGAAGAGGGAGCGATTGTGAAGCGTGAAAGAGCTCAGATGTTAATGGAGGTTGCAGATTTACTAACTTACAAGGCGACAATGGCACTTAGGGTTGCAGAAGCTCTTGCAACATATGGATCTGTGGAATTGGGGGATATGATTTGATTTGTGTTggtggaaaaggaaaaggaaaagaaagCTTTTTGCATGATGTTGTTTGGCCATGAAAGCTTGCTTGGTTTGGTGGTACTGTAATTGTTGTACAGATCTTTAATTGCATGTACATtctgcatcatcatcatcatcatcatcatcatcggtaGTAGTACTTTACGAACCAAATGTTGTACAATTGGAGATTTGGTTTAGTTTCTTCTAAAAATTATGATAAAAAAGATACATGGGTTTTAACTTATCAGGGGTTGAATTCAATTGAAAGCATGTTTGCTGCTTTTGTTTTTATTCATCATCCTTTGGTTCTGGGTTTGTTTGGTATGATTGAAACCAAGTTATATTTGGTGGGATTGTTTGGTATAAGTTATAATCGAATAAATTTTTTAAGAAATAAATTGAACAAAATTATGAATTGATTTTCAAGGTCGACTTGAATGATTTTCTACCACCTTGAAGTGTTGTTTGcactaacaaaaaataaaataagataaaataaataGAAATCTCAAAATAGTATTGCTTTAAATGTGAATGAAATCCTAGAAAATCAAACGTATTATCTTTCAATTTTTCAAAAAgatatatgttattattttgtttaatatatatgtttttattttgtgtAATTTAGGGGTATTTGGAttgtttttaaaacaatttttgtcTTTTAGAGCATTGGGTATGGGTCAAACCCATTTCCATCCACAACGCTGCCACATCACCTGCAACTCTTCATGACTTCTTGaggggatggtattcccagtctTAACCTCGTTGAGGtgaagaaaaaaagaagaaaaacagagaaaagaaagaggaagaaagaaagaaattggcGTTATGGGACGTTATGCCAGCAACGAGGAGCAACGAGCAACACCAAAACGAGAAGCAGGGGCGGTGTGCAATGAGATGCAATGTTGTTTTGGGCGTCCACCTCAGCCTCGTTGAGGCTCAACGAGACCCATACCGGGTGCTCTTAACTTttccaaaaaaattaaaagatagCTAAAAGATGTTTGGGTAATACAAAGACGTTTTAAAATAATTCTtagtgtaagagtaaaagttagtgtttcaaaaatcacaaaatcctatctttttgtgatttttgggaCTTTTTAACATGAAAATACGACTTTTATCCTAAAAGAAaatacaaacacattttaaagaCTATTTTTTGGAAAAAGTCATTAGCCAAAAAGTCCTTTTACAAaaaggataatgacttaaaagggtaacatATTTTTAGGTTTGTAAACATTTAGtcattgacttttatttttgtccAAATTTTCCCAGTAAACTTGTTACACTGTTCAAAAAACATCCTTATAACCTACTATCGGAGGTTTAGCCGGTTTCCGGCGTTCTTGTGAGCTCCAGTGAGACTCCGGTCATCTTTTCCGGCGAGTCTCCGACCAAAAACACCAAAACAACACATACATAAACAAAAAATACCTAGATTCATGTGTTTTCCTCAAGAAAATTTTCAACCCCTTCAACCCAAATTGAACATCTTCAAGAACAACTAGATCTGAAAAATGAGTTCATCAAAAATGTTTTCAGatttgtgtgagtgtgtgtgtgtttggtagATCTGAACAAAAATTCTCCAACTCTTCAATCAGTGTGTATGTGTGGGTTTTTTAGATCCGAAAACACATACACAATCATCTTCATCCCTTCAAACCCTTCGACCTAAAAATCATAAACCCATAAATCCTTCAACCACTTCAACCCAAATCTGACCATCTTCAAGAACAAATAGACCACAAAAAATAAGTTCatcgatgtgtgtgtgtgttcatcttCTTCCTAGAAATCAAAAGATCTTCAACTGAAGTTATGTTTTTGAGTTATAGTTTGAAATCAAGTTTCCATTTTTGTTCAAGAACACATTGTTCTGAACTTGAATCTAGAAGTGTTCATGTGAAAAGTTTGAAGCTCGAAAATCATGTTTCCATTTTTGTTCAAGAACACACTGAACTCGAATCTGAAATCAAGTTAATATAAGAAATCGAGAATCATGAGTGTTTGTATGTTCTTGAACATATGAAGATGACTTTTGGGTTTGTGTTCGTGTTCTTCATCATATTTGTGTTCTTGTTCTTCATCAGATCTAAAACCAGCATAAATCTTTTTTGTTTGTGTTCTTGAAGGTCTGATGAGCTTTAAGATGAACTCgagttagggttttcaaacccaaaaATCGTCGGAGTGTTGTTCCAGATATTTTGTTCATCGTGTTCATCTTCTTTGTTCTTGGAAGTCAACAAAGTACAAACAATGCAGCACAATGTACAAGTTCGTCGATGCATTATGCTTTGAACCAACTCACATAAAATCGATTTCTTCTATGTGCTTGGAAATTGTTTCTAGAAAGAAGAAGATGATCGAACATCAGAtttaggaagaagatgaagacctACAAACCTTGAAGATCATTGTGTATGTGTTCATGTGATACTTTTTCTATTCAAACTCAAGAACATTTATCATTATTTCTCTCTCAAAAAAATGATATATTTAAGTGTAAGGTGTTTGATCTTCAAGCTGAATCACGATATGAAGACACAGAAGTTCATGTTCTTGAGTTCGTGTTCTTCATTAACTTCGTTTTTCCATTTTTGTTCAAGAACACAACTTTGATTTATGGGtttttcttcatgttcttcatcagATTTTTCGATTTATGTTCTTGAGTTCATGTTTGGTTTAGATTTCTGGTCTGGAGATGAAATATTGTGTGTGTTgtttatcaaaaaataaaaaaattaaattattttagaTTTATGGTTGGAGACTCACCGAAGAAGATGACCGGAGTGTCGCCGGAGGTGGGAAATATGCCGGAAACCGGTTTAACCTCCGATAGCAAGTCATAAGGATGTTATTTGAACAGTTGAACAAGTTCAACGGGAAAATGTGGACAAAAAAAACAtcagtgactaaatgtgtacaaactgAAAAATatgttacccttttaagtcattatccctttacaaaaaggacttttaACATCAAAAAGTAATCCCAAACACTCCCTTAAACACATCTATAATAGAACTTTTTTACGGTTTTTTTGATGCTACGTCAACAGTCCAAAAGAGTTGATAAGTCTTCAGAACATTAAGAGTTTGTTCTTTAAAACTAAATGTGAACACATCAACTTGTAGAGGTGAGCATCCCGAACGATGGATCAGACGGTCTTCGGTTCCCGAAATCTCACTAAGTCGGTTATGGGTTTTTTTACTTGTCCGGTTATCAAAGTTGAAAGTTTTTCATGTAACGacccaaactttttttttttatctaaatatACTGATTTATCAGAGTTTTTCTATAAAATGCGAAATTCTAACTTCAAAAACATTTTACATCACAGGTTATAATCAAGTTTACAATAAATCATAACCATAATTTACAGCAACAAGGAAATACTAAAATACAATTCTACTTCTAGTCCAAGTTCTTAGTGCTCCTACCTCCTATCGTACAATGGCTACCATCTAAACCGACAACAACTAAACGAATCTACAACACTAGTCCACATGTCTAGTGAATTATACTTTAATTTTGTTCTTATGTATTCATACTTGTGACATCcacaatttcacggccagaaaaaccgatttgtttatgcttatttaaaaatcagagtattatttttgaagaataatattgccgaatttattcccagaaaacatgataatgatattatcaaagcatttccaaagaaatgtgttttacttatgttaaaacattgggatgtcatagtcaatacagaaacataagcataacaaaatattacaagccttacagtaataaaactagtggcctaatactcATTGAATCTCCCAGCAGaatgtatctttcatatagtcatctgtgatacaataaactgagtgggtcaggttggaaaacctggtgagtacatagggttttcaacccacaataatataattattatgtttaatcatcaaacaataacCAAACTTcttatccccattatcttctttattcttaaggatctaccctaagaatcatctattcttcattcattcattcctaaggattgtcctaaggaatatgcATGAAGTCTATCGCTGCCAGGGTATATCTAACatacactaagtccatagttgctgATGTTATCTattagacactaagtccatagctgccaatgttcatctatagggtactaaatccatagttgccaaCGTTCCTCTATAGggaactaagtccatagttgccaaggtttttagagtacatctggtgaacacgtagttcaaaaacacctataggttgtgagcctgctagcgttccacatgattgtctataatagtctgtggttgtcatttatactctgctagatgactggatcatcgttTAAGTCAACGTTTCTCATCATCTTTCTCCaatcatcatctatatcatcttttatttctcatcattcatctacccatctatacccaatatatttataggtatgaaaatacatatacagtttaaatcacgtAAAACATGTATATGtcattcatctagcatagatatcaggaacacagataataaacacatatagcatgtattaatattgaatacttcatatctatgtgtaatatgaaagtaactatgcactcacttgttaaagtgacgactcaaAATTCAGGCAGCACTCCGCTTATAAcaattgtcttttcctttgatgtAAACTAGTATTATCatcactaagttttagtctattatttattgcgactaattgttagtctagattcatcattaaatcaAACTGTACTTCAAgaactatcaagtaaggaacaaccaggtaggatcatattggaggtaaGATCTACCCAATCATCACCCATCTTGATTGTGCCATCCCATTCTTTGAACGAGTTGAACCAGTCAAGATTA encodes:
- the LOC111914017 gene encoding uncharacterized protein LOC111914017 isoform X1; this translates as MSGTVTLGFQIQRPAPLPPLHLPLSAITAATYIIFFLPPSAPRPCRFPTHHHHPHHHISISKLYQPLTVCRRGFYLRIRIDLIGHENFESLRRIRKERSSEVLIAHRERERDRTVPMPSVEMRRTTRVFGARVLRSGRRLFPTDEKLKHMRRTNLAVENAEEDWIELLDHDDGDVEFKDNGWHNSHEANNDELMDIEGETQTEIKLGELRLDDSFHQIHHNSGCRRWGLVYSRKRKRNLPSTDHDTQVSSDKRYGKKFVRKQARKTIIADELLTDFQTLPPKIIIKRNQSPVKRLPLRSKSKRKKVPTGMNTSNLPPRNNITIHRAIQKRRSSFRSRKRRNPSSCLVKDGVPFFPIKSNPEISQSICRPNFKELKSTLVELTQNIDSATCSANILVIESDRCYRESGAVITMEMAAPKQWFLVVKRNGVESFRVETRTAMRSCFHNRVTHAIIWAGNDESWRLEFPNRQDWFVFKELYRKCSERSVQLQATLTSIIPVPRVNEVKGYADVESSPFIMPDSYITSRGDEVSRVLERSDTVYDMDSDDDEWLKKFNFDRDVKVNEDDFEKIIDSFERGIYGSPEDYADVALVVDRCQMLASKDVLEGVYDYWMAKRKKKHSALIRVFQFYKPKKTEQLNTKSVLRKKRSFRKRGNQSGRGKQLTFLKAALYDKNVEEAENTALKVEETEGAAKRAEEGAIVKRERAQMLMEVADLLTYKATMALRVAEALATYGSVELGDMI
- the LOC111914017 gene encoding uncharacterized protein LOC111914017 isoform X2; translation: MSGTVTLGFQIQRPAPLPPLHLPLSAITAATYIIFFLPPSAPRPCRFPTHHHHPHHHISISKLYQPLTVCRRGFYLRIRIDLIGHENFESLRRIRKERSSEVLIAHRERERDRTVPMPSVEMRRTTRVFGARVLRSGRRLFPTDEKLKHMRRTNLAVENAEEDWIELLDHDDGDVEFKDNGWHNSHEANNDELMDIEGETQTEIKLGELRLDDSFHQIHHNSGCRRWGLVYSRKRKRNLPSTDHDTQVSSDKRYGKKFVRKQARKTIIADELLTDFQTLPPKIIIKRNQSPVKRLPLRSKSKRKKVPTGMNTSNLPPRNNITIHRAIQKRRSSFRSRKRRNPSSCLVKDGVPFFPIKSNPEISQSICRPNFKELKSTLVELTQNIDSATCSANILVIESDRCYRESGAVITMEMAAPKQWFLVVKRNGVESFRVETRTAMRSCFHNRVTHAIIWAGNDESWRLEFPNRQDWFVFKELYRKCSERSVQLQATLTSIIPVPRVNEVKGYADVESSPFIMPDSYITSRGDEVSRVLERSDTVYDMDSDDDEWLKKFNFDRDVKVNEDDFEKIIDSFERGIYGSPEDYADVALVVDRCQMLASKDVLEGVYDYWMAKRKKKHSALIRVFQFYKPKKTEQLNTKSVLRKKRSFRKRGNQSGRGKQLTFLKALYDKNVEEAENTALKVEETEGAAKRAEEGAIVKRERAQMLMEVADLLTYKATMALRVAEALATYGSVELGDMI